The window TCGGTCAAACTTGTCCCTCATCCTCCCCGGCATCCTTTTGGATGACAGTTTATTATACCGTATTCAGCCTTCCCAGTAAAGGTTTCAATGTATCTGAGCCATCCCCGCTTATTAGCCGGGCATGATTTGGCTCCCCGTCGCACCGTGAGCTTCGCGGACCAAGACACCGCCTGCCTTTTCCTATCTATGCCGACAGTCAAGGAAGGTGGGCACCCCTCCAGCCGCCCTATCCCATGGCTGTCTCGTCAAGGAGCTCCGTCCTGCTCCGGCTTAAGGCCGGTAAGCTTGGCCTCCCTGCCTATGTCCTCCTCTGCCTCCAGGATTACCCTCACCCGCACCCGGCCCGCTTCCTCCTTTACTTCCACGGTTTTTGTGCCTAAGACCCTGGCCTGGGGAGGAAGCTGCTGTCTTAGATTAGACAGGGCCTGCTCCCTGGCCTTTTCCTTGGCCTCTTCCGGCGTGAGCCGAAGGTGCTGCACCGAGGTTTCATAATAAGTCATAATAATCAGTTCGACGGGGAAAGCAAAATTCCTCCACGAAGGGAGGCGGATAATCCTCTCCTCCCGGCGGTAGTTACGGTAAGGAGGCACACCGGGCCCCTTAAGGATGACCCGGGTGTTGGGAGTGCGGAGCATTACCGCCGTTGTTTGCCGCCCGGTAAGGTGTTCCTGTATTTGTTGCCTTGGAACCTCTCCTTCAGCTTCGTACCATACCCGTCCTCGTACGATGCCCCTGGCCCGCACCAGGCGGGGCGCCGGCAGCGGACGGGCGGCCTGGTTGGCGGTGTCGGCCTGTTCCTGGGGCGTAGAGGTTAAGACAATACCGGAAATGAGAATGTCGCCCCGGCGCACAGTATCCCCCACCGCCACCCGGCCCTGGCCGCTCAGCACCAGGATTTCCGATATTATAGCGTCTTTGGTAGCTATAATGTGGGCCGGGAGGCGGGAATCGCCCTCCTGATCGGGTAGCGTTTTTTCCACCACTTCGATAATGGCCCGGGTGCCCTGGAAACTGACGCCCACCCAGGCCAATTCGGGGGTTTTTAGGAGGATGTAGTGCTCTAAGGAGCGTACGTCGAGGTTCCCCTTCCAGGCGCCCGACCGGAGGCCTGCTTCCCTGGCGACGTCCACTATTCTTTCGGGTTTGACCTTTTTTAATTCATTCAAGGGGTTCACGTCCACCGTCCAGATGAAGGCGGAAAGAAGGTATAGCCCCACTACGAACACCAGAGTTCCTAAAAGGAGCGCAGGACGTCTTCTTAAACGCCGCCACCAGAAATAGAGACCCCGCTTGTCCAGTATGTGAAGGGGGCAGCCGGTTTCCCTGGCCACCAGGCGCAGGCTGCGGAAATACCTTAGAGGTATCTTGGCGACCACGTTACCTTCCTCATCCCGGTTGAGATCGCCGAAGGCCATCCCCCTCTCCAGGGCCAGGTTGAGGAAGCTTTCCGCTCCTTTTCCCTCCACCCGGATGATAAGATAACCTTCCAGGAAAGCCAGCCAGTCCCGCAACATTAGCGACCTCCCCCCTGAGCCAAGGTTATCTTTCTTATGTTGCCCTCCACGACCAGGGCTTCCGGCCGGATCGCTCTAAGCATTAAATCCTCACCGTCTACCTCTATCTCACCGATAGTCACCTTAATTCTGATCAGATCCCGGTTGTAAACGAGGAGGCCGCGGTGGTTCTCCACAATGAGTCTACTGTTGCCCAGCAGGGTAAGACGAGGCAGGTTCATCACGGCGTCTGGGGGGAGATCTAAAAACCGGACCAACCCGGTTTCCGCGGTGCGAAGGCGAGCGGCCAATTTCCTCGAATTAAAGGGTCTGTCCATAACGGCCCCTCCCTCCCACTAAATCTATGCTTGTTCACCGGCAAAAAGACCCACCGGGGTTATCGAGGCACAAAAAAGCCCGGCTTCATAAGCCGGGCTTTGCGAGCCAGTAGTCGCCTTGCCTGGGTAGATTGGTCGTTTTCCAGGGACACCTGGAGGAAGGGTACCCATCTGGGGAAAATC of the Thermanaeromonas sp. C210 genome contains:
- the yqfD gene encoding sporulation protein YqfD, with translation MLRDWLAFLEGYLIIRVEGKGAESFLNLALERGMAFGDLNRDEEGNVVAKIPLRYFRSLRLVARETGCPLHILDKRGLYFWWRRLRRRPALLLGTLVFVVGLYLLSAFIWTVDVNPLNELKKVKPERIVDVAREAGLRSGAWKGNLDVRSLEHYILLKTPELAWVGVSFQGTRAIIEVVEKTLPDQEGDSRLPAHIIATKDAIISEILVLSGQGRVAVGDTVRRGDILISGIVLTSTPQEQADTANQAARPLPAPRLVRARGIVRGRVWYEAEGEVPRQQIQEHLTGRQTTAVMLRTPNTRVILKGPGVPPYRNYRREERIIRLPSWRNFAFPVELIIMTYYETSVQHLRLTPEEAKEKAREQALSNLRQQLPPQARVLGTKTVEVKEEAGRVRVRVILEAEEDIGREAKLTGLKPEQDGAP
- the yqfC gene encoding sporulation protein YqfC, producing the protein MDRPFNSRKLAARLRTAETGLVRFLDLPPDAVMNLPRLTLLGNSRLIVENHRGLLVYNRDLIRIKVTIGEIEVDGEDLMLRAIRPEALVVEGNIRKITLAQGGGR